The following proteins are co-located in the Thiohalomonas denitrificans genome:
- a CDS encoding Clp1/GlmU family protein, translating to MPLSPDIDIPDGWCQSARRIARAGFRRVLVLGASGRGKSTYCSWLCRTLEGRRVAFVDADIGQKDVGPSASVTLAYPQPGQALADATLAALHFVGAVNPMGHFLSLVTATRDLADRAEADVVVVDTTGLVQGPGRALKDQLIHAVRPDLLIALQREDELEPLLQGNRHLPVLRLAVSPKARSRSDRARRWAREERFRAYFRGAKSITLDLERTVLREMPLFAGRQEWFPGAVWAERTAEGLVVVAPPGVVLPRKSRRLNPGFEVERLCGLGDQRDDTLGLGIVDAIDFARRSVRVRTPVSAADICTLRFGELLVHRDARHQRVPL from the coding sequence GTGCCGCTATCTCCTGACATCGATATCCCTGACGGCTGGTGCCAATCGGCGCGGCGGATTGCGCGCGCGGGATTCCGTCGCGTGCTGGTGCTGGGGGCGTCGGGTCGGGGAAAGAGCACCTATTGCAGCTGGTTGTGCCGGACGCTGGAGGGGCGGAGGGTGGCTTTCGTCGATGCCGATATCGGTCAGAAAGATGTCGGGCCGTCCGCCAGCGTGACGTTGGCCTATCCCCAACCGGGACAGGCTCTGGCGGACGCCACGCTCGCGGCCCTGCACTTCGTCGGTGCGGTGAACCCGATGGGCCACTTTCTCTCCCTGGTCACCGCGACTCGCGATTTGGCGGACCGTGCCGAGGCGGATGTGGTGGTCGTCGATACCACCGGCCTGGTGCAGGGCCCGGGACGCGCCCTCAAGGATCAGCTTATCCATGCGGTACGCCCTGATCTGCTAATCGCCCTGCAGCGGGAGGATGAACTGGAGCCTCTGCTACAGGGTAATCGCCACTTGCCGGTACTTCGACTTGCGGTCTCGCCGAAGGCGCGGTCGAGGTCCGATCGTGCCCGCCGGTGGGCGCGGGAGGAACGCTTTCGGGCGTATTTCAGGGGTGCGAAAAGTATCACTCTGGATCTCGAAAGGACGGTCCTGAGGGAAATGCCGCTGTTCGCCGGTCGGCAGGAGTGGTTTCCCGGCGCTGTCTGGGCGGAGCGGACAGCGGAAGGGCTGGTGGTGGTGGCACCTCCGGGGGTGGTGTTGCCCCGCAAGTCCCGGCGCCTGAATCCCGGCTTCGAGGTTGAGCGCCTGTGCGGGCTGGGCGATCAACGGGATGATACCCTCGGACTGGGGATTGTCGATGCCATCGATTTCGCGAGGCGCTCAGTTCGTGTCCGGACCCCGGTGTCTGCGGCCGATATCTGCACCCTGCGGTTCGGGGAGTTGCTGGTTCATAGGGATGCTCGGCACCAGCGCGTGCCCCTGTGA
- the cspE gene encoding transcription antiterminator/RNA stability regulator CspE: MITGTVKWFNESKGFGFITPEDGGKDVFVHFSAIQGAGFRTLNEGQRVTFEVQDTPKGPAAANVNAA; this comes from the coding sequence GTGATTACAGGAACGGTCAAGTGGTTCAATGAAAGTAAGGGCTTCGGTTTCATTACTCCGGAGGACGGCGGTAAAGACGTGTTTGTACACTTCTCCGCTATCCAGGGGGCGGGTTTCCGAACCCTGAACGAAGGCCAGAGGGTCACCTTCGAGGTGCAGGACACCCCGAAAGGTCCGGCCGCGGCCAACGTGAACGCGGCCTGA
- a CDS encoding DUF3775 domain-containing protein, which produces MIELNPDIVRAVIERAREFQAQDSVVFPDEQTIPSDDAEWAMQVVAGHDEDTVLEEGRTLIDDLEPDQQVTLMALMWVGRGDFAPEEWEEALEQGRDLYADNTADILFSTPMVSDYLEEGLAALGYQE; this is translated from the coding sequence ATGATCGAACTCAACCCCGATATCGTACGCGCGGTTATTGAGCGCGCACGGGAATTCCAGGCGCAGGACAGCGTCGTGTTCCCCGATGAACAGACGATCCCCTCGGATGACGCGGAATGGGCGATGCAGGTAGTCGCCGGCCACGACGAGGACACGGTGCTCGAAGAGGGGCGCACGCTAATCGACGATCTGGAGCCCGACCAGCAGGTTACGCTGATGGCACTCATGTGGGTCGGCCGGGGCGACTTCGCTCCGGAAGAGTGGGAAGAGGCCCTTGAGCAGGGCCGCGACCTCTACGCCGACAACACCGCGGATATCCTCTTTTCCACCCCCATGGTCTCCGACTACCTGGAAGAGGGGCTGGCTGCGCTCGGTTACCAGGAGTGA
- a CDS encoding DUF2288 domain-containing protein yields MESAESLDETRARLNAETARIGWAELERHFARGVMIRVDADLDLVEVAARMVRDDKVVLEEWLASGRVAHPSGAEAAGWYERSAEFWAVVTAPWVLVQEIPPSED; encoded by the coding sequence ATGGAATCAGCCGAATCCCTCGATGAAACCCGTGCCAGGCTCAATGCCGAGACCGCCAGGATCGGATGGGCCGAGCTGGAGCGCCATTTTGCCCGTGGCGTGATGATCCGGGTCGATGCGGATCTCGACCTGGTGGAGGTCGCCGCTCGCATGGTCAGGGACGACAAGGTGGTCCTGGAAGAGTGGCTCGCCAGCGGTCGGGTGGCCCACCCATCGGGGGCGGAGGCCGCGGGCTGGTACGAACGCAGCGCCGAGTTTTGGGCGGTGGTCACCGCCCCCTGGGTGCTCGTCCAGGAGATCCCGCCTTCAGAAGATTGA
- a CDS encoding FKBP-type peptidyl-prolyl cis-trans isomerase: MQIAEQKVVTIDYTLTDDQGTVIDQSEGGKFAYLHGARNIIPGLEKALEGKGAGDAVKVEVSPEQGYGPRDDNLQQQVPRDMFGEHEPQPGMQFNAQTPDGQTITVTVVKAEGDQVTIDANHPLAGVNLNFDVQVVEVRDATEEEQAHGHVHGAGGHDH; this comes from the coding sequence ATGCAGATTGCAGAGCAAAAGGTCGTCACTATCGATTACACGCTGACGGACGATCAGGGCACCGTCATCGACCAATCCGAAGGCGGCAAGTTCGCCTACCTTCATGGTGCCCGCAACATCATCCCGGGTCTGGAAAAGGCCCTGGAAGGAAAGGGCGCCGGTGATGCGGTCAAGGTCGAAGTCAGTCCGGAACAGGGTTACGGTCCCCGCGACGACAACCTGCAGCAGCAGGTGCCGCGCGACATGTTCGGTGAGCACGAGCCGCAGCCGGGCATGCAGTTCAATGCGCAGACTCCGGACGGCCAGACGATCACTGTCACTGTGGTCAAGGCCGAAGGTGACCAGGTCACCATCGATGCCAACCATCCGCTGGCCGGCGTCAACCTCAACTTCGACGTGCAGGTCGTGGAGGTTCGCGACGCCACTGAAGAAGAGCAGGCCCACGGCCACGTGCACGGAGCCGGCGGTCACGATCACTGA
- a CDS encoding deoxyguanosinetriphosphate triphosphohydrolase, producing the protein MNNCEQWLRLLSNRRLGDARTAEPGRIRTDFQVDHDRIVFSSAFRRLQDKTQVFPLADSDYVRTRLTHSIEVSCIGRSLGTQVGEVITAKYGIDTVQPADFGAIVAAACLAHDIGNPPFGHSGEDAIRHWFEQEPPGQRLLEPLGEQQRADLLRFEGNAQGFRILTRLQSPDNPGLRLTHAVLAAFTKYPCRSGLESRQDGISGKKHGFFHAEEPFFVEVAEATGLRERVPGAAWDRHPLAFLVEAADDISYHIIDFEDGFRQGCIDYSTAIDHLSALVDRDLSERLSGIAEPKRRVEYLRAAGIGSLVNATARAFLDQEEAILRGEFDRELVGEIPQADALESIKRFAISHIYTARPVVEIEAAGFEVLGGLLDVFAGAAHEVATRPKPSRRARKLLELVPAQFLGEGGEPAADPYQRLLGITDFIAGMTDTYAVATFKKVRGISLPHA; encoded by the coding sequence ATGAACAACTGCGAACAGTGGCTCCGCCTTCTCTCCAACCGGCGTCTGGGGGATGCCCGCACCGCCGAACCCGGGCGGATCCGTACCGATTTTCAGGTCGACCACGATCGCATTGTCTTCTCGTCGGCCTTTCGGCGTCTGCAGGACAAGACGCAAGTGTTTCCGCTGGCGGACAGCGATTATGTCCGCACCCGCTTGACGCACTCCATCGAGGTCTCCTGTATCGGCCGCAGCCTCGGTACGCAGGTGGGCGAAGTGATTACTGCCAAATACGGGATCGACACGGTTCAACCGGCTGACTTCGGCGCCATCGTGGCCGCCGCCTGTCTGGCCCACGACATCGGCAACCCACCTTTCGGTCACTCCGGCGAAGATGCTATCCGTCACTGGTTCGAGCAGGAGCCGCCGGGGCAGAGGCTGCTGGAGCCGTTGGGCGAACAGCAGCGTGCGGATCTGTTGCGATTCGAGGGCAATGCCCAGGGTTTCCGGATTCTCACCCGCCTGCAGAGTCCCGACAATCCGGGCCTGCGGCTTACCCATGCGGTACTGGCGGCGTTTACCAAATACCCGTGCCGCTCCGGGCTTGAGTCTCGTCAGGATGGAATTAGCGGCAAAAAGCACGGCTTCTTCCATGCCGAGGAGCCGTTCTTCGTCGAAGTTGCCGAAGCCACCGGTTTGCGGGAGCGGGTCCCGGGCGCCGCCTGGGATCGGCATCCGCTCGCCTTCCTCGTGGAGGCTGCCGATGACATCAGCTACCACATCATCGATTTCGAGGATGGTTTCCGGCAGGGCTGTATCGATTACAGCACCGCCATCGATCATCTCTCGGCCCTTGTCGATCGGGATCTGAGTGAACGCCTGAGCGGTATCGCGGAGCCGAAGCGGAGGGTCGAATACCTGCGTGCCGCCGGTATCGGTAGCCTGGTCAACGCGACCGCCCGGGCCTTCTTGGACCAGGAGGAGGCTATTCTCCGCGGCGAATTCGATCGGGAGCTGGTTGGTGAGATCCCCCAGGCCGATGCGCTGGAGTCGATCAAGCGTTTCGCCATCAGCCATATCTACACCGCGCGACCGGTGGTAGAGATCGAGGCTGCGGGGTTTGAGGTGCTGGGCGGGCTGCTCGATGTTTTCGCCGGTGCCGCCCACGAGGTGGCGACTCGCCCGAAGCCGTCGCGCCGGGCCCGGAAACTGCTGGAGCTGGTGCCGGCCCAGTTCCTGGGTGAAGGGGGTGAGCCGGCTGCCGATCCGTATCAGCGTCTGCTCGGAATCACGGATTTTATCGCCGGCATGACCGACACCTATGCCGTGGCGACCTTCAAGAAAGTGCGGGGCATTTCACTGCCGCACGCCTGA
- the xth gene encoding exodeoxyribonuclease III, which yields MKIASWNVNSLRVRLPHVLDWLERHQPDFLALQEIKAMDDECPIDALRAAGYHTLVSGQKSYNGVAILSREAAEGEVIRDLPGFDDPARRVLAADYSTLRLINLYVPNGQQVNSDKYRYKLEWLEHLTAWLKEELRRRENVVVVGDFNIAPEPRDVYDPELWEGRVLFSEPERAAFRGLLQLGLADTFRLFQQEEGSFSWWDYRMGAFRRNRGLRIDHILASPALCERCIASGIDAGPRRLERPSDHAPVVAEFRV from the coding sequence ATGAAAATCGCCAGCTGGAATGTCAATTCGCTGCGCGTGCGGCTGCCGCATGTGCTCGACTGGCTGGAACGGCACCAGCCCGATTTCCTGGCCCTCCAGGAGATCAAGGCAATGGACGACGAATGCCCCATCGACGCGCTGCGTGCGGCGGGATACCACACTCTCGTCTCCGGCCAGAAGAGCTACAACGGTGTCGCCATTCTCAGCCGTGAGGCCGCCGAGGGAGAGGTCATCCGCGACCTGCCGGGCTTTGACGACCCCGCCCGGCGGGTGCTCGCCGCCGACTACAGCACCCTGCGGCTCATCAATCTCTACGTGCCGAACGGCCAGCAGGTCAATTCCGACAAATACCGCTACAAGCTCGAGTGGCTGGAACACCTCACGGCCTGGCTGAAGGAGGAGTTGAGGCGCCGGGAAAACGTCGTGGTGGTGGGCGATTTCAACATCGCGCCGGAGCCGCGGGACGTGTACGACCCCGAGTTGTGGGAGGGCCGCGTGCTGTTCTCGGAGCCCGAACGGGCCGCCTTCCGGGGACTTTTGCAACTGGGCCTTGCCGATACCTTCCGGCTGTTTCAGCAGGAGGAGGGCAGCTTCAGCTGGTGGGACTACCGTATGGGTGCCTTCCGCCGCAACCGCGGGCTGCGTATCGACCACATCCTGGCCAGTCCCGCCCTCTGCGAACGCTGCATCGCCAGCGGCATCGACGCCGGGCCGCGGCGTCTCGAACGCCCCTCCGACCATGCCCCGGTGGTTGCCGAATTCCGGGTCTGA